A part of Aegilops tauschii subsp. strangulata cultivar AL8/78 chromosome 2, Aet v6.0, whole genome shotgun sequence genomic DNA contains:
- the LOC109786443 gene encoding putative methylesterase 11, chloroplastic: MGALLSCMSGTSPSDSPPQAKRRSSASSRRGGGAKAAEIDEQALAAAAALVLGQRGGGGAFDRSASVRYAAKRQQQGPPLPRSSSTRPRSLADPELQPQQLLAKELNTKDLETNIIVLVHGGGFGAWCWYKTMSLLEDSGFKVNAIDLTGSGINSSDTNKISSLSEYAEPLTSYLKGLCDAEKVILVGHDFGGACISHAMEMFPSKVAKAVFLCATMVTNGHSALDIFQQQMDTNGMLQKAQELVYSNGKDRPPTAINIDRASVRDLLFNQSPAKDVSLASVSMRPIPFAPVMEKLTLTEGNYGSVRRFFVETTEDNAIPLSLQQSMCVTNPPEKVLRLKGSDHAPFFSRPQALHKTLVEIATLPRAQAS, translated from the exons ATGGGCGCTCTGCTCTCCTGCATGTCCGGCACGTCCCCCTCCGACTCCCCGCCGCAGGCCAAGCGGCGCTCCTCCGCGTCCTcccgccgcggcggcggcgccaaggccgcggagatcgacgagcaggCGCTGGCCGCCGCGGCGGCGCTCGTGCTGGGGCAGCGCGGGGGAGGAGGCGCGTTTGACCGGTCGGCGTCGGTGCGGTACGCCGCGAAGCGGCAGCAGCAGGGCCCGCCGCTGCCCAGGAGCTCCAGCACGCGCCCGCGCTCCCTCGCCGACCCCGAGCTCCAGCCGCAGCAGCTCCTCGCCAAG GAGTTGAATACTAAAGATTTGGAAACCAACATAATTGTTCTTGTTCACGGAGGTGGGTTTGGTGCTTGGTGTTGGTACAAGACCATGTCACTTCTTGAAGATAGTGGGTTCAAAGTCAATGCTATTGACTTAACAGGCTCCGGGATTAATTCTTCTGATACAAACAAGATTAGCAGTCTTTCAGAGTATGCTGAGCCACTTACATCTTACCTTAAGGGCCTATGTGATGCTGAAAAG GTTATCTTGGTTGGACATGATTTTGGGGGTGCTTGCATATCCCATGCGATGGAGATGTTTCCATCGAAAGTTGCCAAGGCTGTTTTCCTGTGTGCAACTATGGTGACAAATGGACATAGTGCTCTTGATATCTTCCAACAACAG ATGGATACAAATGGTATGCTCCAAAAGGCACAGGAATTAGTATACTCCAATGGCAAGGACCGGCCTCCCACCGCTATCAACATCGACAGGGCTTCAGTAAGGGATCTGTTATTCAACCAAAGTCCTGCCAAG GATGTATCCTTGGCTTCGGTGTCCATGAGACCTATCCCCTTTGCCCCGGTAATGGAGAAACTCACGTTAACAGAAGGGAACTACGGATCCGTGCGGCGATTCTTTGTCGAGACAACGGAGGACAACGCGATACCTCTTTCCCTGCAGCAGAGCATGTGTGTGACTAACCCGCCGGAGAAGGTCCTGCGGCTGAAAGGTTCAGACCACGCCCCTTTCTTCTCGAGGCCGCAAGCGTTGCACAAAACGCTGGTAGAGATAGCAACCCTGCCACGAGCACAGGCATCATGA